In Porites lutea chromosome 1, jaPorLute2.1, whole genome shotgun sequence, a single genomic region encodes these proteins:
- the LOC140927861 gene encoding uncharacterized protein, producing MAGRRNRGNVPLHEEDDKRMEELEKLRELTKEGDPTECEGLIREFHKKVLAVQKPETRENLLAELKKFSSCGLSKELQEKISERGLSLEGLNLVLQYLTTTNDLAQYLFACSEEDVKKDGLEVVKRKLGPSLEVLGGLVSKNIDTNKAWVERLVKAVPSLQSLARISISDLTTLCEEGEGTASPGEMDVVRNLIKVAESRSRQLSTREEEPDKGGKEEKGNIIDEEKLEKARALMKEAKEEAAKQSAEAKEAVQKKMDDITKILQLPSDWSKQENGTDPKQLLNEMDKMIGQFDNVVEVGGPYKSDIEVVEKASGGRALCGIYFSQYVPSRTAERPLITKPAKVTLCSPNNSQQIRYLKFSESRAAANYVQTVKSSSTNIGYSVGGFASLFVGEVHGSYGSSQEEGSVFSKKAKTNSASVLQYIWVATKTFKIEQEQMRLSMSARKMAMSIKKYGDPNQRQEAARNFMTRYGSHLPAGLHTLGGVLFNTVDAESADEVETSQLTSKAAQHLQNQISVGFLGGAFGIGASVSVDHTSSTGSTVATHQETDKTSYTFAIQSMGPAATNPVTFSKLLANNSTWALIDRGDHNAYIPVWELIRDLGSGYDEVAQILQDTWNEDEKINRKKSLKVEFKIMSLIKKDLEIRRDEYTRRKPDKESLGYFPANGAPMTFSFPTLNLSREEAYQTAFEIIMEDPRYRICEIALSAGDKYTVRCWKAVDAEKMRFENAKGEHILFYSDLIFRWKDDIPKALF from the exons ATGGCTGGAAGACGAAATCGTGGAAACGTTCCACTGCATGAAGAGGACGACAAACGAATGGAAGAGCTAGAGAAGTTACGTGAACTAACCAAAGAAGGCGACCCTACTGAATGCGAGGGACTTATTCGAGAGTTCCACAAAAAGGTTTTGGCAGTTCAAAAACCGGAAACCAGGGAAAACTTGCTTGCTGAACTGAAAAAATTTTCCAGCTGTGGACTGAGCAAGGAACTACAGGAAAAGATTTCGGAGAGGGGTTTGAGCTTAGAAGGACTTAACCTTGTGCTGCAATATCTGACAACGACAAACGACCTCGCCCAGTACCTTTTTGCTTGTTCTGAAGAAGATGTGAAAAAAGACGGTCTTGAAGTTGTGAAAAGGAAGCTAGGACCAAGTCTAGAGGTTCTTGGGGGATTGGTTTCCAAGAATATAGATACTAACAAGGCTTGGGTCGAAAGACTAGTCAAGGCAGTGCCATCTCTTCAGTCACTTGCTCGTATCTCCATCAGCGACCTAACCACATTGTGCGAGGAAGGCGAAGGGACAGCTAGTCCTGGAGAAATGGATGTAGTCCGCAACCTTATAAAAGTAGCTGAATCCCGTTCTAGACAACTTTCTACCCGTGAAGAAGAACCAGATAAAGGGGGAAAGGAGGAGAAAGGGAACATTATTGACGAAGAAAAATTGGAGAAAGCCAGGGCTCTCATGAAAGAGGCAAAAGAGGAGGCAGCAAAACAGTCGGCCGAAGCTAAAGAGGCTGTTCAGAAGAAAATGGATGACATCACAAAAATCCTTCAGCTGCCATCAGACTGGTCTAAACAAGAGAATGGAACTGATCCGAAACAACTGCTAAATGAGATGGACAAAATGATTGGACAGTTTGATAACGTCGTTGAAGTGGGTGGACCTTACAAAAGCGACATTGAAGTTGTGGAAAAAGCCAGCGGTGGCCGTGCTCTCTGTGGCATCTATTTCTCCCAGTATGTTCCATCACGTACAGCTGAAAGACCGCTCATAACTAAACCTGCAAAAGTAACACTTTGCAGCCCTAACAATTCTCAGCAGATTAGATACTTAAAATTTTCCGAAAGCAGGGCTGCTGCTAACTACGTTCAAACTGTCAAATCTTCAAGCACGAACATTGGTTATAGTGTTGGTGGATTTGCTTCACTTTTTGTTGGTGAAGTACACGGAAGCTACGGTTCCAGTCAAGAGGAAGGAagtgttttttcaaaaaaagcaaaaactaacTCTGCCTCTGTGTTGCAGTACATTTGGGTTGCGACAAAAACGTTTAAGATAGAACAAGAACAGATGAGGCTGTCCATGAGTGCAAGGAAAATGGCAATGTCAATCAAGAAGTACGGAGATCCGAACCAGCGCCAAGAAGCTGCTCGTAACTTTATGACCCGCTATGGGAGCCATTTGCCAGCCGGCCTGCATACACTTGGTGGGGTACTTTTCAACACTGTCGATGCCGAGAGCGCCGACGAAGTGGAAACATCTCAGTTAACATCGAAAGCCGCACAGCATCTTCAGAATCAAATATCCGTAGGTTTCCTTGGGGGAGCATTTGGAATAGGAGCTAGCGTTAGCGTAGACCATACCAGCAGCACTGGAAGCACAGTGGCCACTCATCAGGAGACAGATAAAACCTCGTATACTTTCGCTATTCAGTCGATGGGACCAGCTGCGACAAATCCAGTCACATTCAGCAAGTTACTGGCCAACAATTCAACATGGGCTTTGATCGACCGTGGGGACCATAACGCTTACATCCCAGTTTGGGAGCTGATAAGAGATCTTGGCAGCGGTTATGATGAGGTCGCTCAAATCCTGCAAGATACTTGGAACGAAGACGAAAAAATCAACCGGAAAAAGAGCCTTAAAGTTGAATTCAAAATAATGAGTCTCATAAAGAAGGACCTGGAAATAAGGAGAGACGAATACACAAGAAGG aAACCCGATAAGGAAAGCTTGGGGTACTTTCCGGCAAATGGTGCACCGATGACATTCAGCTTTCCCACACTCAACTTGTCACGAGAAGAGGCATATCAAACAGCTTTTGAGATTATCATGGAGGATCCAAGATACCGCATCTGTGAGATTGCTCTGTCCGCTGGAGACAAGTACACAGTGCGCTGCTGGAAAGCCGTAGACGCTGAAAAAATGAGGTTTGAGAATGCGAAAGGTGAACATATCTTGTTCTACAGTGACCTTATATTCCGGTGGAAAGACGATATTCCTAAAGCCTTGTTTTAA